DNA sequence from the Corynebacterium freneyi genome:
CGAAGTTCGCCGGCGTGCCCAACAACACGCCGATGAGGTTCGCCCAGTAGAACTTCGTGCGCAGCCCGCTGGAATCGTCGAAGATGTGGTCCGGCAGGGCCAGCGGCGACGTCGGGTTGGTCAGCAGCGTGATGGTGACCAGGCTGACGATCAGCCCCGACAGGCCCGCCAGCAGGAACGGCCCGAACTGGCGGAACCAATTCGGCCGGTTATCCACCCGGAACGTCCACGAACGGTTGAGCTGGAAGTTCCATACGTTGGCGATGAGGAACGCCAACGTCGCGTACACGTGCGACCACCGGATGTTCCACCGGGTGCCCAGCAGGTTGGCGAACACCTCGTGCTCGTTGACGCCCCACTCCAGGCCGATCTTGCGCGCCATGATCGCCACCACGGTATTGACCAGGACACCGGTGCCGCCGACCATGCCGAACTTCAGGAATTGGCGGAACACCGCGCCATAACGCGAACGCGTCGATGCTTTTGCGACTGTGGACACGGGCACCTTCCGGCGGCTGGGCAAACGGGCCCGGGTTTCGGGCTGAGCGACGATTCTACTCCACCGCCGCAGTGCTCCGCCGCAACGCTCCGCCGCAGCCGACGGCGCCGCGCCGGTCGTTTTTCACGCCCACCGCCGACCAACCACCGACCACGCCCCGACCGCCGCCACCATCCCCCCGCCCGTATCCGGGGCGATCCGAGCTAGTGAGTAAGGTGGGCGGCGTGACATCCCGAATCCGCCAGTTCCTGACCCCCGGCTGGGTGCTCACCGCCGTGGTCTGCGTCGCGTTCGCCTATCTCGCGTTCACGGTGCTCGCTCCGTGGCAGCTCGGGAAGAACAAGGCCACGCAGGAGCGCAACGACCAGCTGCGCCACGCCTTCGAGGTCGATCCCGTGGACGCCTCGGAGCTGTTCCCCGCCGACGGGGAGCTGGCGGAGGGCACGGAGTGGCGGCGGGTCACCGCGCAGGGCGAGTTCCTGCCGGATTCGGAGGTCCTGCTGCGCAATCGGCCGGTCGACGGCACGCCGGCGACGCACGCACTGACCGCCTTCCGCGCCGATGACGGAACGATTTACCTGGTCAACCGCGGTTTCGAAACCCCGCCGGATGGCGGCGTCCCGGACATGGAGGCCGCACCGTCGGGTGAGGTGACCATTCTGGGCTACGCCCGCCGCGGCGAAATGACCCCGGAGCGCCCGCCCCTGGAGGGCGGCGAGGGCGAGCCGACGCAGGTCTACGGCATCGACACCGACCAGGTCGGCGAGATCATGGACGTGGATTTGCACCCCGATTACATCCAGCTCGCCGAGGATCAACCGGGCAGCCTGCGCGCCATTCCGCTGCCGACGCTGGAAAGCGGCCCGTACCTGGCGTACGGCATCCAGTGGATTTTCTTCGGCATCATGGCCCCGGGCGCCCTGATCTGGTTCATCTTCGCGGAGGCCCGGGAACGTCGCCGGGACCGGGAGGAGCAGGAGGCCGTCCTGCGTTCCTCGCGTGACGACGAGCCTGCCGCCGCATCCCCCGCCGCGGAGTCGGCGACGGCCCCGTCCGCCACGGCGGGTGGCGATGACGTGGACGTCGTCAAGCCAGAAACGCACGAGGCACGCGATGCGCGTGCGGACCGCGACGGCGGTGAGACCGACGCCGGGCGCGAGAAGAAGGCAGAGCCCGCTGCGGCGGCCGCCACGGCGGAAGCCGACGCGCAGGCTGAACGTGCGCGCCGACTGGCTGCGCGCTACGGCGACTCCGGGCACAAGGGACGGCGCCGCAAGGGCCACGGGCTCGACGACGAACGGTTCTAGACGCGAGGGCGCGTCACCACGCCGGGCGAGTCAACACCGCCACCGCAACGCGAGTGCGCCACCCCGTCACCGCGACGCGAACGCCACAGCGAGCAGACCGCCGACGCACATCGCGGCGGTGATGTCCTGCACGCGACGGGTGAGGGTCACCGCGCGGCGGACGTCGGCGACCGTCGGGGAATCCCCGCGGCCGAGAACCGCGCGCTCCTCCACGCCGCCCTCGTACGCGGTGGCGCCGCCGAGCCGCACGCCCAATGCGCCGGCCGCCGTGGCCTCGGGAACCCCGGCGTTAGGGCTCGGATGGCCGGGGGCGTCCTCGCGCCACGCCCGCCACGCCCCCGCGCGGTCCGGGCCCGCGATAACCGTGGCCACGCCCGTCAGCCGGGCCGGCACCCAATTGACCACGTCGTCGAACTTCGCCGACGCCCACCCGAAATTCCGCCACTTCTCGGTGCGGTAGCCGACCATCGCGTCGAGGGTGTTGCCGCACCGGTGCGCCACGACGCCGGGGGCTCCGAACACCGCGCCCCACAGCAGCGTGCCCGACACCGCGTCGGAGGTGTTTTCCGACAGCGATTCCACCGTCGCCCGGGCCACGCCGTCGAGGTCGAGCCGCGCGGGGTCGCGAGAGCACAGCCACGGCACCAACTCCCGGGAGGCGGCGAGGTCTTCGGCCTCGAGACGGTCGGCCATGCGCTCGCCGGTGCGGGCCAGCGTCGTGCCGCCGAGCGACGCCCACGCCACCGCGGCGAGCGCTACATTCGGAAATCGGCGGGCGGCGACGGTGGCGGCGACGGTCGGCACCGCGACCAGCACCGCCGCGTACGCCGCTCCCCGGGGCTTCGAATCGGCCCACATCCGCTTTTCCAAACGGTCGGCGGCGGTGCCGAACCAGGCGACCGGATGGTGGCGCACCGGGTCACCGAAGATCCGGTCGGCGACGATGCCCGCCGTCAGCGCCGCGGCCCGGCCCACCATGCGTCGCCGGCGGGTGGTGGTCATGTGGGCTCCTCAATTGGGGCGGGGCAATCGTGGCGGGGCACGAAAACCCCGTCCCGGTGACGGTCCGGAAACGGGGTTGTCCCGCCATCGTCGGCGGTGAATCGAGTGCGGCGAGAGGGTTTCGAACCCCCGACCGCTGGTGTGTAAAACCAGAGCTCTACCACTGAGCTATCGCCGCTGATGTCGCGTGGGCGACGTCGCGGAAAACGGTAACACACCCGGTGACTCGGCCGACCTTCGGGCCGACCGGGCATCGGTCGGGGCATCGGCCAGCCGGTGGGGTCGCCGAAAACGGCCATCGCCGCAGGACGGGCCCCAAGGGCGACGCTGCGCCTCGCGCTACTGGCGCTTGACGCCACGCTGAACCAGGCAGTTGGCCTGCCACTGGCCCAGGCGGATCGCGGAGGTGCCGGTCAGGCCCGCCAGCTGCGCGGACTCGTCGATGAGGCCCGGGTCCACGAAGCCGGGGCGGCCGGCGCCGGGGGTCAGCAGCCAGATGCGGCCGTTTTCGTCCATCGGGCGGGCGGCGTCGACCAGGCCATCGACCAGGTCGCCGTCTTCCTCGCGCCACCACAACAGCACGACGTCGACGACCTCATCGGTGTCTTCGTCGAGCAGGTCCTCGCCGAGGAACTCCTCGATCGACTCGCTGATGGCGGTGTCGCAGTCTTCGTCCCAACCGACTTCCTGAACCCGCCGACCCTTTTCGATGCCGAGCGAATCCGCATAATCCCGCGCAGCGCCAGTGGCGTCGCCCACTTCTCCGATCCTCCAAAATCTCGTGAGTGCCGCGGGTCCCGTCATAGACCCGCGTTGCTTTCTCCGGGGAGTTTACCGCCCCGGGGGGCCTTGTACAGGGATCGGGGTCCGGGAGCTTGACGACGACCCCGCCGAATCGCCCCCGCCCACACCGCGGATCAGCGCCGCAGTCACGCCCGACCATGAGGTGTAACGCCGTTTCCGGCCCACCGGACCGGTGGCGACGAGGTGGGCGTCGTCACGCACGAAGACGGCGGAAATCGACCCAAACGCGAATCCGGAAACGGAAGTAGAGTGTTGAGGAAAACGACTCGGGCACCGACCGCCCCATCATCACGGGGGCCGATCGCCCCAACGATCCGGGAGGAACCACATGGCCGACACGGCGGACCGACATGTCGACGAATCCAACTTCGCGCTGATCCGCGATGGCGTCGCGTCCTATCTGAAGGACACCGACCCGGAGGAGACCCGCGAGTGGCTGGAGTCCCTTGACGGGCTGCTG
Encoded proteins:
- a CDS encoding SURF1 family cytochrome oxidase biogenesis protein, whose translation is MTSRIRQFLTPGWVLTAVVCVAFAYLAFTVLAPWQLGKNKATQERNDQLRHAFEVDPVDASELFPADGELAEGTEWRRVTAQGEFLPDSEVLLRNRPVDGTPATHALTAFRADDGTIYLVNRGFETPPDGGVPDMEAAPSGEVTILGYARRGEMTPERPPLEGGEGEPTQVYGIDTDQVGEIMDVDLHPDYIQLAEDQPGSLRAIPLPTLESGPYLAYGIQWIFFGIMAPGALIWFIFAEARERRRDREEQEAVLRSSRDDEPAAASPAAESATAPSATAGGDDVDVVKPETHEARDARADRDGGETDAGREKKAEPAAAAATAEADAQAERARRLAARYGDSGHKGRRRKGHGLDDERF
- a CDS encoding GtrA family protein produces the protein MPVSTVAKASTRSRYGAVFRQFLKFGMVGGTGVLVNTVVAIMARKIGLEWGVNEHEVFANLLGTRWNIRWSHVYATLAFLIANVWNFQLNRSWTFRVDNRPNWFRQFGPFLLAGLSGLIVSLVTITLLTNPTSPLALPDHIFDDSSGLRTKFYWANLIGVLLGTPANFVINKIWTFRVRGLGGKDPRRKNRERIELKEL
- a CDS encoding DUF3052 domain-containing protein; its protein translation is MGDATGAARDYADSLGIEKGRRVQEVGWDEDCDTAISESIEEFLGEDLLDEDTDEVVDVVLLWWREEDGDLVDGLVDAARPMDENGRIWLLTPGAGRPGFVDPGLIDESAQLAGLTGTSAIRLGQWQANCLVQRGVKRQ
- the cbiB gene encoding adenosylcobinamide-phosphate synthase CbiB, with amino-acid sequence MTTTRRRRMVGRAAALTAGIVADRIFGDPVRHHPVAWFGTAADRLEKRMWADSKPRGAAYAAVLVAVPTVAATVAARRFPNVALAAVAWASLGGTTLARTGERMADRLEAEDLAASRELVPWLCSRDPARLDLDGVARATVESLSENTSDAVSGTLLWGAVFGAPGVVAHRCGNTLDAMVGYRTEKWRNFGWASAKFDDVVNWVPARLTGVATVIAGPDRAGAWRAWREDAPGHPSPNAGVPEATAAGALGVRLGGATAYEGGVEERAVLGRGDSPTVADVRRAVTLTRRVQDITAAMCVGGLLAVAFASR